The nucleotide window CAAACGagaaaaaacaacaaaataagCGTTTGTGAGTAAGATAGAGATGGAGGGTCGGATGTGAGacgtttttaaaaaataaacaaagttTAGAAAAAAATGATGTTTTTTAGTTAAATTATCTAGATGGAAATAGAGACTCAAATGGGAATTCTCtaatagttttaaaacaatattaagtttatttatatatatatattttttgtttttttagagACTTGTTTAAGTGGATTGAGCTTGAACCCACACAATATTGGCATTCACTATTATTCATGGATCAGGTTAGCTAGTTTGTATCTTTATATCAACTTTTGATATTTTCTTTATTCGAGTGGAATGAGAAGTTACCATTTTACTCTAATGCTGCAGTACAACTACGGTGGAATTCAATCTAAATCCGATCAAACAAATGATTATTCGCAAGTGGATATAGTGCCACGTTGGAATATTGCAGAAAACCTGCCTAAGGAGACTCAGGTAATTGACATTTTTTTTATCATTATATATGCTATATATATGCTATTTTGTCAACATCaaacaactttagtcccttaactttaataataaacaatttTAGCCCCTCAattttaataatgacatgtttagccactcaactttaataatgacatgttttgcccgtcaactttaataataaacaactttatAGGGCTGGCATATTGTGTCAGACACGACCTTTTAAGACACGGacacgacacgaaatcttatTGTGTCAGTTTTTCCAAACAAAAACACGAACCTGTTTTAACAAGTAACATGAACACAACCTGTTAAGACACGGAAAAACTTACAAGCGTATCATGCGACCTGTTAAGACATGAACACGACCTGTTGAAACACAAACTCGCCCTATAGGGGTGGAGTGTGGAGtctagggctggcatatcgtgtcagacacgaacacgataagacacgaacaCAAAATAGGTAAACACGAACACAACACAAAAATTAACAAGTCTTATCATGTcgacctgtttaagacacgaaacctgttaagagTCAAACACGAACCTGTTAAGGTCGTGTCGTTTTGTGTCCGTATCTGTGTCTGAAATTGCCAGCCCCTCagctttaataatgacatgtttagcttCTTAACTAcatcaaacaactttagcccctcaattTCAATAATGACATGTTTAACCCCTCAACTTTAAAagtgacatgtttagccccttaactaaaacatcaaacaactttaacCTCTCGTagtttgcttatttttatctacgtttcgaaCCTGCTGCGGAGCAAGGGTGGTAACCCACTAGTAAACAAATAAAATTACACAATTATCTGACTGTTAGTTAATACCACTTGattcttttttttgttttgtagGATCATTTTATTTTGATAGTCTCTGAATTTTTGTACCTCCCGTGGAAATTTGCACAAGATCAAGCTAGTAAACGAGCAAATGCAAGGGATGACGACACATGCACTCCGTCAATTACCGCAGCAGCTGCTGAAACATTCCAGTCATGCATCACTCAACACCTTAGGAAGCAGGTCAAAATTAAAATAAGAAGTTTGGTATTGGTGGAGATTACGTatgtttttgtttatttaaaaCTTGAACTTGTGTTTTTTTTACAGATTGAATCTTACTTCACAGACAAACTATTGAAAATAGTTTCCGATATTGTTCTTCGCATGAGAGAAAAAGGCAAATCTCATGCACTAGAGCTCATTAAACATGTGTGTGCTGTTCTTGAACTCGACCAGACTGTGCAGCCTGAAATTCAGGTATTGGTTTGTTCAAGGTTTATATCGTGAGAACTCTACTTCTCATTTGAGTTTTTTAACCAAATTTTGCACAAAGGTAGATTAACACCTAACTAAGACATCTATGGGagaaaaaacgaaaaaaaaaaattatgagctGGCTTTCTATCGACATGTAAGTTCATTTACGGTGGTCTAAAATGTTGCTGATGTCAGCAGCCTTTGTTATTTACGACACTGTAAGAGGTCGCATACgattttttttggaaaagtttcatAAAAGAATtgtcaatttaaaaaaaaaaatcctttggAAGTAGGGTTCTCGCGAGTTCTCACAACTCCAGCTAGTTCCTATATTAacccttccctatatatataattttatgtgGGCCACCTTATTCCTAGTATTTGCGTGTGTTATAATTTTTTGAATGCTTGAAACAAACTGCAGATCATGAAGAGGAATTTGTTAAGATTAGTCCATGTAAGGGAGTTTGCTCCAGAGGCACAGTTTGAAAAGAGTTCGATGTCTTTTACTCTACCAAACGTGATTTGCAGGTATGATAATAAAACTTTCTTTTACTTTACCAAACTGTTTTTGtaatatgttaattttttttttgaacggctaatttctttaatcccctgtcgtctgtgggacttgaacccaagacctttcCCTTCCCAACCTAGGTGTTTTTAAAGGCTTagcctttgccaatggaccaccaccctgTTGGTTGTAATATGTTTAATTATTTTTCGTTTTGGCAGCTATTGCAATGATTGTAGAGACATAGATTTGTGCGAGGATAGTACTTTATTGACTCAAGAATGGAGATGTTGTGTTCCACAATGTGGTCAACCTTATGAGCGTGAGATGATGGAAAACGGTCTTCTTCAGATAGCACGTCAAAGGGAACGGTTTTATCATCTTCAGGACTTGGTTTGCTTAAAATGCAAGCAAGTTAAAGCTGCACATTTGGCAGAACATTGTGGGTGTGCTGGATCTTTTGGTCTCAAAGAAAGCTCTACGGTATTTAGGGACAAGTTGGGAGTGCTGTTAAATATTGCTGTGCATCAAAAGTTTGAATTACTTAAAGAATGTGTCTCTTGGATTCTAGAATTaaactgaaaaagaaaaacattcTTTATAGTTAGCTGTAAAACACTTTAGCACCATATTTCATTTATTAGAAATCTAATCTTTGATTATAACATTGATATTTTGTGTATATTAACCCCCCCACTTGCGTCCATGTCTGGAAAAGGCACGTACTCTAACGGTCACTTGAGCCTTGTGTCCTTGGCGTTACCTATCATCAATCAAACATTAGTTTTGTTGTGTGTTTAGTGCAAATTGTGGTGCAGTCGCACGGATGGAAGCTTACCGCGGATTACGGTGTACCGACCACCACTCTGTCGTTATTAGAGATGCATCATTCAATGATCAGAATTCATTGAAGAAAGGAATTCGCTGTTGACACAATCATTGAGGTCATTAGTTAATAAGCATGATTTGGTGTTGTCATCATTGTCTTGCATCTGCTATCTAATATGACATTCTCGACTAAAATGTTATCGGGTTTTTGAATTTACAAGCATGGATCGTTACATAAAGAATAACATTCGTTAGTTTGAGAAAAGGTTTGCTAATATTTTTTTGCTTGTTCGATCGCTGCAAAAAGACCCAAACTGAAGTACAACAATCTTGGATGTTTGGGTTCTTCACACCCCGAATCACTGCTGGAGCATGGCAGCGGCCCGTCGTCAACATCAGATCCGTAGCCACCACCAACGTTGCTGTTTTGGACTCTGAGACCACCGTATGTCGCCACGGGAAACCATTTGCGGAATCATTGTTTTGATTTTATGAAAATAGTTGAATTGTTTGTTGAATAATTAAAAATATTCTTTTTAAGATTTTAAGGAGAAATATGTAAAATCAATTTTGAAGTATTTTAACAGCTAAAATAAAATTATACCTTTCTTATCCTTCTATCTTTTCTTGTAAGTTCTGAATTTCGACCCATATTTTCCCTTCGATCTCCTGTCTAAGCGGTACTTCATCGGACTTCAGGACTCTAGGTTTTACAAATTATGAACTTTCATGATAGAAGATAAAAGTTTAAACAAAGGgttgttttatttcataactgTTCTTCCGAAGGAGAACTTCTTGATATTACATATTATCTCCTAATCCTTAAAAGGAGATTTTACTCACACATAGTTTACAAGGAAAGATTAAAAGATATGAGAGTGAGGGTTGGGTTTTGATGCTTAACACTAAAATTTCCTTCCTTTTTAAAGAGGaaattgatttttacaaaagactATAATAGCCTTTATTCGTCATGCATGAGGTTTTTTCAGTCGACATGCTCATGTGTTGGGTCTAGTTCTATGTTGTCTTTGTCTGAAAAGTAGCTGTTATCTTTAGTAGAGGGACCACTTTTATTCGAATTTTCCTCGGTGGAGGTTTCTTTACAGCATATGTAATGATGATTTTCATGTGCGCCTTGCATTGTTTGACAGAGTTTTTGTCTTGTGATTGGACTTACATCAACTTTGTTAAAGATAATGCGCTGTTCTATTCTTTCTAAAGCCTCTTTTTCATGCTTTGATAGCGGGGTTCCACTGTAACTTGTGATGATGCAGTTTGTCATCTAAGAACATGAGTTGAACAAGCTCATTTATTTGTTTAACCGGAAGAGTTTCCAATTGTTCATTTAAAATTTGCTCCAATTTTTGAGTGATAGAGCTTATTTTACCCACAAGATAAAATAACCTTTTTATCTTTAAGATCTTGAATTTTTTGTTCAAGCCTCTTTATTTGTCTTTTGAAAAAAAGTGTACTATTTATTTTATCTTTTGGATGAAAGCTCCAATTATCGTAATTTTCAAAAAGCATATTGATGTTATTTTGTCAGAGTAAATGGCATCTCGTGATTTCTGCATTCATGTTTTGAAAAGAGAGTTTCAAATGCTCAGCACTAGTCATGTAGGTGATCCAAAAGGCCAAGTTAATGCATTTGGACTTTTAGAACTTCCTAGTGATGGATTTCCAACGTTGAAATTTGAAAATGAATACTTTTGAAAGTTTTTTTCATTAACATTTTCTTTTTGCTTTTCAGGCACAAAAgtcttttaatttattttttcatCAATTTTGTCTGAAGCATCTTTGATGATTTTTGCAGCAATTGCTTCAAGATTTTCGTTGATAGATAAACTTTCCACCTTGTTAATTAAATCTCTAACAAGTTCTTCTAACTTTACAAGGGAAGTCATGTGATAGATATTATTGCTTTTTTATTTAAGCTCAATAATTTTTTGTTCAGAAGTcataaaattttcttttaattgttgTATTCTAATAAAAGAAATTTGTATATCTGCCTCTTCAGAAGCGATTTACTCATCAAGAGTTTGCACCACCTAAAAGCGAAAGTGGTTATTATTGTTAGTTGAACTCCTTGAACCCGAATCAAGACTCGAACCCTCTGGTTGGGGTCTTTTGAGTCATAAATCAAAATTTACAGAACAATAACAGAAAACTATAAAACAAAAGTGAACACATTATCACTATAATATACATTGCTCATATATCACATATACCGCCCTATTTTCTGTCACACACAGCAGATTCGCCAATTTATAACGCACAATAGCCACATTAAAACTGCATAAAACACATTACAATTTGAAGATGACAAAATTATGAAGTACAATCTCACTTCCTTCCAGACTTGAGTTCTCTTGAAAGGAAGAGTAGCCCAAAGGTAGCAAAAGCAGACAAAACGGTTGATCCATAAAAGAGAACGAGTAATGTTCCACGCAAAGACTGCACCATGCATACATATAGGTTGATACAAGTTACGGGCGATCAAACTGGTAAATAAAATACCTTAAAATGAAACTGGCCAAAAAGTGTCCAAAGTGTAATTTTAGCGTATAAATCTTCTATACcattttattaaaagaaataggcaaattggattttaataatctcacgTTTAGTGGTTGGCCAATAACAATCCCGCCTTCAAATATCGCCACTGGCAGTCCCACCTTTTAAAAAACATTTTCTCATTGGACCTCtgttaaggttttttttttccgaatttcaaaccaatgttttagggctttttatCAGAACGtggatacgagttgattgatgtaaaacttacctcgaaatggtgctccaaacggcttgatttttgttaattggaagtttaaacacctgaattgaagcaccgtttttgtcgtttggagcaccgtttcaaGATAAGTTTTACAttaatcgactcgtatcctcgcaGTGACGGATCCAGGAACTTTTTCCAGTgggttccttttggtagattCCCACTAATTCTCACTATCTTTTTTCAAATCATACAAGCTTTCcactaatttttttcattttttccaaACCCCTAAACCCCCTTTGTATCTGCCCCTGTATCCTCGTTTTGATCAAAACCCCTAAAACATCAATttgaaatttagaaaaaaaaGCTTAACGGAGGTCCAATGAGATTTTCTTTAAAAGGTGGGACTGCCAGTGGCGATATTtataggtgggattattattggccaattaaAAATCCAATTtccaaaaaaatattattataaaaagaatatttaaaaagttgaaatgaataatttaaaaaataactcAAGCACCTGGGCAATCAATGCAGCATTCTCATTTGCATACTGGAATGTGCCATCTGGTATATTCTGAATGCCTTGACTTAATTCCCACGATATAATCCTACATTTTCATATTTTATACAGTTATAACATCTTTTTGACAGCTACAACTGTTTCGTGTTACAAGTATGTAATGAAATACTGATTTAACGATAAATAATTACCCATAAACAAATCCAATCGCTGCACCTATGTAAGCTTTCTCTCGTGTTAGTTCAACTTGAAGCTCTCCAAACTGCAAAATATAATTCAATTAATTTAAAAACACCACTCTTAATATCAGTGGTGGTAATTTCGACccatttacttatgaatgggCTAATTAGGGTTATAATATATTATCTCTAACGGGTCAAAGATTGCACACAAGTCACAACGTATTTCGAATGCATAAAACATCCTAAATTATGTTATGCAAAAAGTTAATCCCTATTTTCATCTTGTAATATTAGGCTCCTTTCAAGTCATAGGTTGTTTTACCCGACCCGTTTTGACCCTATTCGTTTTGGTCTGACTCGTTTTTCGCTCCCACTCACAAAAATCTTGATTCCGCAACTGCCCAAAATGTAATCTAAAAGGAAATGGGTCAAAAGTCACCTAACgtgtatttttaaattttaatgcaTAAAACCTCCTTAAATTATTTTATTCAAAAAACTTGATTGTTGTAAGTTTACCTGACACGCTAtttggtcaaaaatcaaaatTTGCTCAGGTCAACCCAATCCGACCTGACTTGTTTCTACCTGTACAAAAAGTCCCCATTTTGACcaaaataaattataaattttagACAAAATGCGTCTCCCGGCAACTTTATGCAACCTGGCCCGTTTCAAGCAGTATAATAAGTTACCCAATTTGTTATGTTACCCAAAACTGTAACCCGAAAAGGAAATGGGTCAAAGGTCACCCAATGTTTACTTTTATTGCACAAAATCTCAATTAATTTATCCAAAACCTTAAATTATTATAGAAATAACAAAATATGTAATTGCAAATGAAAAAACTATTAAATTGTCATTTTTAATTCAACTTGTAAAATGATATAATACCTTGAACATGCGGGTTTTGCCTTTCGACTCTTCCTTGGTTTCTTCGGATACAGGAGTTGACGACAAAAGCTTCCCGGCTGAAATCATAGCTTTGGAAATCTAAACACAGAAATTAAATTAGAGTTATGCACTTTAATAACAAAAGAATAATTGAAGAATGcactaaaataaaaaaagtatTCTGTTTTTATCTTTTTACATTAGAGTGGGTAAAAGTGGGTTAGGAatgttgggtaacgggtcaaaacgcgTTACATTTTTTGTCCGGGTTGAAATGAACCGGCTGGGTTGAGTTGACCCACAAAAAAACATAGTAAAATAGtaaagtaaaatgccattttcgtccctgaggtttggccaattTTACGATTTTCGTCCACAGGTTTAATATCTTGCCATTTTCACCCGGCTCGTTAACTCTattcatttttctccgttaagtcaggggtgtttTCGTCTTTTTTGTCAACTTagagggcaattcggtcttttgaatacttgtatattatgctaaatgcttgtacataaagtgaaaaagaccgaattgtcCTTTAAGTTAAAACAAGATGAAAATGcacctgacttaacggagaaatatggatggagttaacgagcccgatgaaaatggcaaggtttcaaaccttttggatccagatgcgaaaaaaacaaacccttggaacaaagtcgcaaaactggccaagcctccgggacgaaaatgacattttacacaAAATAGTAAAAAATAGCCACCTCTACAGTTGTAATGAGCAAATAGGTAGCTAAAGTTTTAACTAGTTACCCTTTGTAGTTCACCTTGACCATATTGACCCATTGACTGAAACCTCCTTCCAGCAGAAGTCAAACGTTTGCCGAGTGCTAATTAGCAACAAAATACAAATCATCTTAGAGTAAAGTCCTTGTGCTAATGGACTCATATGCATTTGCTTTTACTCTTGCCTGATTTGTTGTTGCTGGTCAACGAGTTGACCAATGAAGGGAGATCGTTGACCAAAGCTTTTGAAGTTGAAGTATCGGCTGACTCCCAAGCCCGAGATATGTTTAGCAATGTCATTCCCAACTCTTGTCCACACTGATAACAACTTTCAAGAAAGTGAGTTCACATAATCATGTGCTCTTCATTTCATACAAGTTTTGACTTACAAAGTCAATTTTCCCAATATAAATTCAATACACTTTTGACTTTCAAAGTCAACTGTTCGAATGTAACTTCATACACTTTTGACTTCTAATTTTTTTTCaagttttggtttgaaaatagatCTTAACTTTGTACCCTTAATTGGGATAGatgtaaatttgtaattgtcgGGGAGTCTGGCCcgttttctatatatatatatagaagtttgccgttcaaaaaaaaagtgtAAGTTGTTGTTTAACAAAGctaagggggcgtttggttcgcaggaattcaatggaattggaatttgaattccatctcttaagatgtttggttcacagaatttgatggaattgaaatcccaattccaatcttcatgtgtttggttgacaatggaattggaattaggcatgaattccttcaaattcctttaactaaaggaattcaaaatccttcctcTATGTGAAGGAATTAATGtaagggggcgtttggttcgcggaatgatttggaattggaattggaatttgtacaggaattagaatttgaaggaattggatttggaatttaaacattccaattggaatttgttggaattggaatctcaattccatttttgttgtgtttggttgtcaaatgaattggaatccatcaccccGGCACCCACAACCACCAGTTCAGGTCGAAGCGGTTCGATTCAAAACGGcacgggtcgaaacagttcgattcgaaaccgttcgcgtcgaaatgttacgggtcgaaaccgttcgcgtcgaaacggtacgagtcgaaattgttcgcgtcaaaacggtacgggtcgaaaggCGCGGGTTGAAACGGTCGAATattccaatgaatttactttaattccttcacatataggaaggattttgaattcctcTAGTTAAAGGAATTTGAATGAATTCATGactaattccaattccaattccattgtcaaccaaacacatgaagattggaattgggattccaattccatcaaattctgtaaaccaaacatcttaagagattgaattcaaattccaattccctTAAATTCCATTAAATTCctgcgaaccaaacgccccctaaattcattggaatctttGACCGTTTCAACCCGCACCGTTTCAACCTGTACCGTTTCAATCCAAATCGTTTTGACCCATACTGGTTTCGATCCGAACCGTTtagacccgtaccgtttcgacacgaacGGTTTTGACCCGTaacgtttcgaccagtaccgtttcgacgcgaaccgtttcgacccgtaccgtttcgaccaatAGTTTCAAATCGAACCgcttcgacccgtaccgtttcgacccaaaCTGGTTGTGggggtgatggattccaattcatttgacaaccaaacacaacaaaaatggaattgagattccaattccaacaatttccaattccaattggaatATTTAAATTCGGaatccaattccttcaaattctaattcctatacaaattccaattccaattccaaatcattccgCGAACCAAATACCCCCTAAAAGTTAATTGATTAGAAAGGTTTAGAGGCCTATATTTTGAGTTGTatgtttggtcgatcattaatTTACTTGTAAGAAACAATCCCAAACAAACATAACATGATAGTTATTGTTTGAAGTAAATGAAAGATTAACCTGCTCCATGACTGGTCCATTTGAGAGATCAAAAGCAGCATCATTCAGCTACAAACACAATAATTTTAACTCAAAACTCATAAGGTAAGAAAACAACAACTATAAACCATAATCCAGACAGACAGAGTCTCACTTACATCTAGACGAAGATCACTAGGGAGCTGTGAAAAGTAATCTGATGGAAGAAGATTGAAGCTATCCTGCAAAACCACATTCAAGATCAGGGTTTCTTGTCAATGTTTTTAAATGAAACGTATAGATAACAGAGTTTGAACATTACGGCGAGTTCTTGAAGAAGGAATTTCGGGTCGGGTGGGTCGAGGGATTTGGGAGAGTCGGATGATTCGGTAAGGGCATTTGTTGCGACGAATAAAAAGGGTTTGAGAGTGAGAATATGCTTGTTGGGGCTATAACCAGAGGGGATTCTATGAAGATTTCGAAGAATGGAAGAGGAAGagtgtggtggcggtggtggtggttgcaGTGGTGGTCGGAGACGAAGTAGAGAAGAAGAAGCCATATTAGAGGGGGTAGAGTTGGTTCTTGGCCACTGAAAATATGACCGTTTTctctgtttgtttgtttattcatTGTGTCATCTTCtcaaatctttttcatttttgTGGATTTTTTAGGATAATGTGAGAGAGGGAAAGGTATAGAGTTAATTGCTAAattcgtccatgaggtttgactcaaattgctaaATCAGTTCAAAATCAAGTTTTgttgctaaaacagtccctgagcctagtttctgttgctatttcagtccaattAATTGACGCCGTTAGAACCTTCCGATAATGAATGGGTAAaattgctaaattcgtccctgaggtttgactcaagttgctagatcagtccaaaatcaagttttgttGCTAAAACAGTTCAggtaattttttgaatttgttaattataaacttatttaggtatataatttttctagacttgcattaattttttgaatttgttatttataaacttatttagattataaacttatttaggtatataatttttctagacttgcattagtACAATATTTAAATATAATAGTATGTACAGTTTAAAATAAGTGAAAAAACAAACCTATATactaaacaaaaaacaaacatatttgtttaTATCAAATTACATACTTAGTTGTATCAATTCAAACCTGTAAATTGAACAGAGTGCATTATTTAATTAACTGCAAAGAGTCATTATAAAATATAAACGTATAATTAGATAGTTTACCTATGATATATAATTTTGTTTGGTTAACTTGCATTTAGATATTAACAACTGAATCTCCACTTTTGTACCTGCATTGTTTATCATAGGATCAaattataaaaattttaaaaaataataatattcagTTAGCGAAATATTAGGTATTTTTACTATGTTTGCAACTGATGATTTAAATTCCCACAAGTTTTCAGTTGATAGACGAAGAAACTATCATGTAGTGGACAAGTGTGGTACGTTGAAACTACCAATTACAACCTCTATATAAGAAGCACCACAATTAATTTTTCTATAATAAAATAGGTAATCAAAGTTTAAGCAAATTGAGCAGATACAACATATCTAAATTCCAAGGTATTTTAACTACTCAAATGTTTTAATACACGTACCTTCTAATTTGAAAGTTTCGTTTCACGCTAGGTTGAGCCAGAGAGAGAGAAGGGCCTTGCAACTAATGAGACTGTTCAGACTCACGCCCGTTTGACATCCGATATACACCGTGACCTAAAGTGAAGgttaatatatttaaaattgtataattaacaaattcaaaaaattaatgcaagtctagaaaaattatatacctaaataagtttataattaacaaattcaaaaaattacctggactgt belongs to Helianthus annuus cultivar XRQ/B chromosome 5, HanXRQr2.0-SUNRISE, whole genome shotgun sequence and includes:
- the LOC110940901 gene encoding uncharacterized protein LOC110940901, with the protein product MASSSLLRLRPPLQPPPPPPHSSSSILRNLHRIPSGYSPNKHILTLKPFLFVATNALTESSDSPKSLDPPDPKFLLQELADSFNLLPSDYFSQLPSDLRLDLNDAAFDLSNGPVMEQCGQELGMTLLNISRAWESADTSTSKALVNDLPSLVNSLTSNNKSALGKRLTSAGRRFQSMGQYGQGELQRISKAMISAGKLLSSTPVSEETKEESKGKTRMFKFGELQVELTREKAYIGAAIGFVYGIISWELSQGIQNIPDGTFQYANENAALIAQSLRGTLLVLFYGSTVLSAFATFGLLFLSRELKSGRK